One part of the Anopheles merus strain MAF chromosome 3L, AmerM5.1, whole genome shotgun sequence genome encodes these proteins:
- the LOC121600547 gene encoding LOW QUALITY PROTEIN: uncharacterized protein LOC121600547 (The sequence of the model RefSeq protein was modified relative to this genomic sequence to represent the inferred CDS: inserted 1 base in 1 codon): MDASSSGSAVPVVARRRRRAARQLRESTPDPARDGSVGSQSNSCDDQSGSESRSRSTVESSPSSSKKSLIERAIDYGNSHRNKILARKEKKLSSAVAPRSRSVPRDEGDVPSSPEIFSLLRRAKRSLSGARKPKTDDSSDGGRISDTEVRKRRERIERFQTERSRESSEGKAANPLQANLQRFNEERRKFELEKLKFLQEKRELDRMRLRRFEKYREEMLEEQSRKLKAKLQEERAKSIEATPMPPLAPSVAHRARTPTRPADSLSPTVAKKKILIVPKARSSSRSASTSEDEGRLSSDEEKKQTVRRRFSPRKPKRTRSSKLESMVRRTHPRTDGITSPESELPSDFQPEQPEPVVRNDAPEEPKPEPESDAKEEQLLLVEEPKKQPLEEESKPQEVKETDEKDIEAGKELSLQEDGLKIRQRRRSLVLYVEQPXEIFSWRQITQEWYDMWQDFLDDHPEELVRMKVQVNHCLFYFAVMVLLCGVGGIAFRLTEGTFESQYKCGVKRVKREFIDQLWLSSHNQREEDWKLSARNRLRKFEEELQIAFEAGMKTYSGNTAWNFVNGVIYSLTVVSTIGYGHISPSTTTGRALTILYAIIGIPIFLIVLADFGKLFTRGIKFMWAYVRRLYYTGSVKKVRKTAQVQEVMKGLNVVYDMVRRPSADNELQGATTTTTVAAQQPSNPHRPNPHPRAGHPNYPVPETFEIDDEFNLPISVAIVILVAYMLFGAQIYCTWENWSFFEAFYFVFISISTIGFGDYVPQHPIYMMCSILYLIFGLALTSMCINVVQLKLSDSFRQASAKIGATIGLQMAEAASQHQHSPVHTPIELAAVHTSTPTSAVNVSLKDTPTLPARPSSSVPKPDKKE; encoded by the exons ATGGATGCGTCTAGCAGTGGGAGTGCAGTGCCGGTGGTGGCCCGCAGGCGTCGCCGGGCAGCGAGACAGCTGCGTGAATCGACGCCCGATCCGGCCCGCGACGGAAGCGTCGGCAGCCAGTCGAACTCGTGCGACGATCAGAGCGGGTCCGAGTCCCGCAGCCGCAGCACCGTGGAAAGCAGTCCATCCTCCTCGAAGAAGAGCTTGATCGAGCGGGCGATCGATTATGGAAACTCGCATCGGAATAAAATTCTGGCCCGCAAGGAGAAGAAGCTGTCCAGTGCGGTCGCACCGAGGAGTCGATCGGTGCCGCGCGACGAGGGCGATGTACCGAGCAGTCCGGAAATATTCTCACTACTCAGGCGGGCCAAGCGAAGTCTGTCGGGTGCACG CAAACCCAAAACGGACGACTCGAGCGATGGTGGCCGCATCTCCGACACGGAGGTACGCAAGCGGCGCGAACGCATCGAACGCTTCCAGACCGAACGATCGCGCGAAAGCTCGGAAGGCAAAGCGGCCAACCCGCTGCAAGCCAATCTGCAACGCTTCAACGAAGAGCGGCGCAAATTCGAGCTGGAAAAGTTGAAGTTCTTGCAGGAGAAGCGTGAGCTCGATCGGATGCGGCTGCGACGGTTCGAGAAGTACCGCGAAGAAATGCTGGAAGAGCAAAGCCGCAAGCTGAAGGCAAAGCTGCAAGAAGAGCGTGCCAAGAGCATCGAAGCTACTCCGATGCCTCCGCTGGCACCATCCGTTGCCCATCGGGCTCGTACTCCAACACGACCGGCCGACAGTCTGTCGCCGACCGTtgcgaagaagaagatactGATCGTACCGAAGGCACGCTCATCTAGCCGTTCGGCCTCGACAAGCGAAGATGAGGGTCGTTTGTCGTCCGATGAGGAGAAGAAGCAGACAGTTAGGCGTCGCTTTTCGCCGCGAAAGCCGAAGAGGACACGTTCTTCCAAGCTGGAGTCGATGGTGAGACGCACCCATCCGCGGACGGATGGGATCACTTCGCCCGAATCGGAGCTACCGTCAGACTTTCAGCCGGAACAACCGGAGCCGGTGGTTCGGAATGATGCTCCGGAGGAGCCAAAACCAGAACCGGAAAGC GATGCAAAAGAGGAGCAGCTGTTGCTTGTGGAGGAACCAAAGAAGCAACCGCTTGAGGAGGAATCAAAACCTCAAGAAGTAAAGGAAACGGATGAGAAGGATATTGAAGCAGGCAAAGAGCTTTCCCTTCAAGAAGACGGGCTTAAGATACGGCAGCGACGCAGGTCACTCGTGCTGTACGTTGAGCAGC GGGAGATCTTCAGCTGGCGACAGATCACGCAAGAGTGGTACGACATGTGGCAGGACTTCCTGGACGATCATCCGGAGGAGCTCGTCCGGATGAAGGTGCAGGTGAACCACTGCCTGTTTTACTTCGCAGTGATGGTATTGCTGTGTGGCGTCGGTGGCATCGCGTTCCGGTTGACCGAGGGTACGTTCGAGTCGCAGTACAAGTGTGGCGTGAAGCGCGTCAAGCGCGAGTTCATCGATCAGCTTTGGCTTTCCAGTCACAATCAGAG GGAAGAGGACTGGAAGTTATCGGCACGCAACCGGTTGCGCAAGTTTGAGGAGGAGCTCCAGATCGCGTTCGAGGCGGGAATGAAAACGTACAGCGGCAACACGGCCTGGAACTTTGTGAACGGCGTCATCTACTCGCTTACGGTGGTGTCAACGATTG GATATGGACATATTTCACCGTCTACGACGACCGGCAGGGCGCTGACGATTCTATACGCGATCATCGGCATACCGATCTTTCTGATCGTGTTGGCCGACTTTGGCAAGCTCTTCACGAGGGGCATCAAGTTCATGTGGGCCTACGTGCGACGGTTGTACTATACGGGCTCGGTTAAAAAGGTTCGCAAGACTGCACAAGTTCAG GAGGTAATGAAGGGCCTCAATGTCGTCTACGATATGGTCAGGCGACCGAGTGCCGATAACGAACTGCAGGGAGCAACAACCACGACAACCGTGGCCGCCCAACAACCCAGCAATCCACACCGCCCCAACCC CCATCCCCGTGCCGGACACCCCAACTACCCCGTGCCCGAAACGTTCGAAATCGACGACGAGTTCAATCTGCCCATCTCGGTCGCGATCGTCATACTGGTCGCGTACATGCTGTTCGGGGCGCAGATCTACTGTACGTGGGAAAACTGGAGCTTCTTCGAGGCGTTCTACTTTGTGTTCATCTCGATCTCGACGATCGGGTTCGGCGATTACGTGCCCCAGCACCCGATCTACATGATGTGCAGCATACTGTATCTGATCTTCGGCCTGGCGCTCACCTCCATGTGCATCAACGTGGTGCAGCTGAAGCTGAGCGACAGCTTCCGGCAGGCCAGTGCAAAGATCGGCGCAACGATTGGGCTGCAGATGGCGGAAGCGGCCTCCCAGCATCAGCACTCACCGGTGCACACACCGATCGAGCTGGCCGCAGTACACACCTCCACCCCTACCAGTGCGGTGAACGTGAGCCTGAAGGACACACCGACCTTACCGGCCCGACCGTCCAGCTCCGTACCAAAGCCAGACAAGAAGGAGTAA